Proteins encoded by one window of Pecten maximus chromosome 15, xPecMax1.1, whole genome shotgun sequence:
- the LOC117343792 gene encoding uncharacterized protein LOC117343792, translating into MKVNFKSVFVTCGLGALVCFVVIHFLANNSQAKSNSAQTYFAQILNRIDRVDQAGNPSAVKCERKKTFQPLTFKPNGDKTFDYKKKMADLNSAKVDQADPLLVELIRNYYIEPPSLEPYNLDNPDRLEYSNGQTPFVDSRLNFMEDGFYIECGALNGEKGSNSLFFEKVRKWNGLLIEGDPSNYAMLKSKHRKALTMNACLYPHTYPSEISFNKAFNRGRAVHDDNVKTWMAEQHLKPDTVQMQCFPLYSILLALNRTTVDFFSLDIEGDELGVLQTIPFDKVNIKMLTVEVTHGKIGNKSLQKFMEQKGYDTLLKVSRDDLGVNDLIFRKKGLKH; encoded by the exons ATGAAAGTCAACTTTAAATCTGTGTTTGTCACATGTGGACTCGGTGCATTAGTCTGTTTTGTGGTGATACATTTTCTTGCGAATAATTCACAAGCAAAATCGAACTCGGCACAAACATATTTTGCACAAATTCTGAACAGAATTGATCGAGTAGACCAAGCTGGCAATCCATCTGCTGTAAAATGTGAACGGAAGAAAACATTCCAACCATTAACCTTCAAACCAAACGGCGATAAGACATTTGACTACAAGAAAAAAATGGCAGATTTGAACAGTGCCAAAGTGGACCAAGCCGACCCTCTGTTAGTGGAACTAATCAGAAACTATTATATAGAACCACCATCTTTAGAACCATACAACCTGGATAACCCCGATAGACTTGAATATTCAAACGGGCAAACTCCTTTTGTAGACAGTAGACTTAACTTCATG GAAGATGGATTTTACATCGAATGTGGAGCACTGAACGGCGAGAAAGGTTCAAACTCTTTGTTCTTTGAGAAAGTGAGAAAATGGAACGGATTGCTGATTGAAGGAGACCCGTCAAACTATGCGATGTTGAAATCGAAACACAGAAAGGCGCTGACAATGAATGCTTGCCTCTATCCTCATACATATCCGTCCGAG ATTTCCTTCAACAAAGCTTTTAATAGGGGGCGTGCCGTACATGATGATAATGTAAAAACCTGGATGGCCGAGCAACATCTCAAACCTGACACTGTTCAGATGCAGTGCTTTCCCTTATATTCAATCCTGCTAGCATTGAACCGGACGACTGTCGACTTCTTTAGCTTGGATATAGAGGGGGATGAACTTGGTGTGCTTCAGACAATTCCGTTTGACAAGGTTAATATAAAAATGCTGACAGTTGAAGTTACCCATGGTAAAATAGGAAACAAATCACTTCAGAAATTCATGGAACAAAAAGGCTATGATACCCTTCTTAAAGTGTCTAGGGATGACTTGGGTGTTAATGATCTCATATTTAGGAAAAAGGGACTAAAGCATTGA